CGGCGTGACGCGCGGTGTGCCCTTTGGGCGCTACGTCTATACCGATACGCTGGGCGCGCGCATGGCGGGGGCCGTGCCCTGGCCGATCCCCTGGGCCTGGCTGCTGCTGATCCCGGCCACGCTTGGCACGGCGCGGCTGTTGGTGGGCAGACAGGCTGCGCGGCCAGGCGCGCTGCTGCTGATCGCGCCACTGCTAGCCCTGCTCTACGATCTGGCGCTGGAGCCATTCGCCACGACGATCATGGGCTACTGGCGCTGGATCGAGCGCGGGCCGCTCCATGGCGTACCGACCGTCAACTACCTGGCCTGGTACGGTACGGCGCTGCTGCTGAGCGGCGTGACGCTGGCGCTGTGCCGGCGGGCGATCATCGTGCCACGGCTGCTGCCCCGGCTGCCGCTACTGCTCTACAGCCTCAACCTGCTGCTCGTGGCGCTGGTCGATCTGGCGCACGGCTACGTCGGCATCGGACTGTTCGGTCTGGCGGCGCTGGCCTTGGGCGGCTGGCGGCTGCGCCGGGAGCTGGCCGCGCTGCCGGGTGAGCTGCGCCATGCCGGCGCACGAGCCATGCGCCTGACCCGACCGCCGGGCACCTTCCTCAGCGGCGGGGGCGACGCAGGAGACGTGCGCGCCAGCGATCCCAGCGCACATTGACCGATGCGCGTCCGTTCAGCACAGTGGCGTAGGTCGCCGTCGCGCCGCGCAGCACATCCTCGCGCAGGGCATCCAGCTCCGCCGTCAGGCGTGCATCCATCTCGCGGTGCAGCGCGCGCGGTGATGTCTCCGGCACAACCACGTGCGCCGTCCCTACACGCACCAGTGCTTCAGGCCGCTGTTCCTGGAGAAACTCAAAGCGCAGCGCGACTGGCAGGCAGCGCACCGGTGCGGCCAGACAGGCGATGTGCGCCGCGCCGGAGAAGGTGACCAGCGGGCGGCGGTCGTTGGGCGTGATCACGCCTTGGGGAAAGATCCACACCAGCCGCGCGGGCCGATCCAGCAGTGCAGCGGCGTAGCGCACCGCCTGCCAGCCCTGGCGCGGCTGCCGACGATCAACGCCGAACACGCCGCAGTAGCGGAAGAAGCTGTAGCGCCGCAACTGCGGCTCTTCCATCATCAGGTAGCCGTCGTGGCGCCAAACCGCGCGCGCGAGCAGAAAGGCGATGTAGCCATCCCACCAGGAGGGATGGTTGCTGTAGATCAACAACGGCAGATCGGAGGCCGGCGACGGCCCGGTCAGCGCCACGCGGTGAAAGGCGCGCCGCAGCGCCGGCCGTACCAGCGCGTGGAAGATCGCCGCTTCCAGCAGTGAGGTTTTGCGGGCGGGCAGGCGGATCACGACTCAGGTGTCACGACCCTGCGCGGTCTCACTCTGCCGCGCGCCGTCGATGGCGGTGGTCGGAAAGCCGAGCGCGCGCACCAGCGCCGGCAGCACCTGCGCCGCCGAGCCGCGCAACGACCAGTCGGCCAGCAGACTGATGGCAGTCTGTTCGGGATTGATCTCGATGATGCGCGCGCCGGCGCGTTTGGCCAGCAGCGGCAACTGCGCCGCGGGCTGCACCACCGCCGATGTACCGATCGCCATGAACACCTGGCATTGCCTGGTCGCCTCGAAGGCCGCACGCAGCGCATGTTCAGGAATACCCTCGCCGAACCAGACCACATCCGGGCGGAGCAAGCTACGGCAGCGGGGGCAGCGCGGCGGGATCTCGTCGCTCTGCGGCCATCCGTCAACCCGGTGGCCCTCATCAAAGCATTTGGTACGGGCAATGTTGCCGTGCAGCTCCAACATATCACGGCTGCCGGCCAGCCAATGAAAGCCGTCGATGTTTTGTGTGATCAGCAGAAAGTGGGGCGTGGCCTGTTCCAGATCAACCAGGGCATAGTGCGCCAGGTTGGGCCGTGCGCGCTGAATCAGCTCGCGTCGCCAAGCATACCATTCCCATACCAACCGTGGATTGCGGACAAAGGCCTGTGGCGTTGCCAACTCGCGCGGATCGTACTGCGCCCACAGCCCGCTTTGCGCCTCGCGAAAGGTGGGCACGCCGCTCTCCGCCGATACACCGGCGCCGGTCAGCACCACCACACGCTCGGCCTTGCGGTAGGTTTCGATCAGATCATCAGGAATGTCAACCGCCATAACGCTCGCTCAATCTGCTCCATCTGGTTCTCGCACCAGGTCCATTCATCAACGCCGTTCCAGACGTTCTTCCAGGAACGCGATCCAGCCCCGCTGCCCGTTGTCGAGCGCAATCACCTGGATCCACTGGTAGGGCTGGCCGGTTTCGTCGGGCTGGGGCGGCCCGATCTGCTGCACCAACGTGCCCGCCGGCAGTACGCGCAGAATGGTCGTGTCATCGGCGGCGGAGGGCACGCTGCGCAGGTTGATCGGCTGCGTGACACGGTAGGTTGCCAGGCGCTCGCCCCTGCCACCAAGCCACTCCGGCAGCAGCTCAGAGACATCGGGTAGCTGGCGGCTGATCCACTCGCCGGGCTGAAAGCGCGCGAGCTGACCGGTGGCGTAGTCGTAGGCATAACGCGCGCCGAGGTAGAGCCCATACAGAATGGTGAAGGCCAGCACCAGTTGCAGGCTACGGCGCAGGATTGCGCGACGACAGCCCTGGCGGCGCAACTGCCGCCGCACCTCACGCTCGATGGCGCGCTGATCCGCCACCGCGGCCGGAGCCGGCGGCTGACTATGCGGCGGCAGTTCGCGGATCGGCGGCGGGGGTGGTGGTGGCGCAACCGCCGGCGCGGCCTGGCTCACACTCCGGCGGCGCAGGCGTTGCAGGCGCTCGCGCACGGCGATGGGTGCGATGCCGGCGCTGCGTGGCGCTTCCAGGCGTCCGGTCTGGGCGCTCATCGTATCGGCATACTGATCCAGCGCGCGCGCAAAATCAACCGGCGACGGGTAGCGCTGCGCCGGATCGACGGCGCTCGCCAGCGCCACGATGCGGTCGAGTTCGGGCGAGAAGAGCGTCGGACGCGCCTCGGAAATGGGCGGTAAAGCTTGAGCGTTTGCCGCGTCGGGCGCGGCACCGCTGAAGGGTCGGCGCCCGACAAAGGCTTCCCAGGCCAACACGCCCAGCGCGTACACGCTGGTCGCGGGCGAGGGCGGCGCGCCGCGCGCGCGTTCCGGAGCGCGATACAGGGCCAGATCGCGCGCGATTTCGCCGGGCGCGATCTGCCAGTTTTCCAGCAGCACGGCGCGCCCATCCGGCAGCAACCAGACGTTGCGGCTGGTGATCGGCGGATGGGGTAGCCCCTGTGCCTGAGCCAGCGCCACCGCGCTGACTACCGTGCGCACGACGCTCAGCGCCACTGCCGCGCGCAGCTCGCCGGCGTCGGCCAGCGTACCTCCACTGACATCTTCGGTGACCATGAAGGGCCGCCCGCCGACCTCACCACTGTCGTACACCTCCAGCAGGCCGGGATGCGAGCGTTGCGCGCCACGGCGTGCCTCCTCCTCGAAGCGCTGGCGCATGGCCGGCTGCTGGGCCAGTTCCCCACGCAGAATGTGCACCAACACGGTGCGCTGGAGACGCTCATCGCGCGCGCGGTACACCGTCGCCAGTCGATTCTCCCCAAGACGCGCCACAATGCTGTAGCGCCCATGCAATGTCGGCGACGCTGTCCCCATGCAGCCCTTCGGATCGCAGCTAGACGACTGTCGCGAGATTATAGCATCGCCCCGAGGGCGATGCAATGCGTTGGACCGTGCCGGCGCGCGCCGGGCGGTTGCAAAGTGTAACGTTTTTTATTATACTAAACCATGCGCGGCCCCGTAGCTCAGCGGATTAGAGCACTGGTCTTCGGAACCAGGTGTCGGGGGTTCGAATCCCTCCGGGGTCGCCACCAGACAGGGCATGGCGTTGCCCTGTTTTTGTTTGGGCTCGCCACGCCGCCCTGGCGGGTTTGACCGTCATCTCACGGCAATGCTACAATCTCAGGCCCAAGGCCAGGCCCGCAGCGCGTGACCGGACGGGGCGGCGGAGGGTGAGAGGACTATGCGCTTCAGCCAGCTACGCACCGTCGATCTGCGCCGGCCCGGCGTGGGCAAACGCTATTCGCTGTTGCCGGTCGATCGCATCGACATCACCGGCTTCCATATCTCTTGCAAAGGCTCGCCACTGCGGCCCAACCTGCTCGATATCCGCGAGGGCGATACCGCGATCTGGGAAGGCGAGGACGGGCGCTACCAGGCCACCGTCGATGAGGTGGTGATCGATGGTGACGTGTTGCGCGTCGCCTTTCGCGACGCGGCGCCCTACCTCGATGCGGAGTGGTGAGGGTGGCCGGCAGGCACTGCGCCCGCCGGCCGGCGGCGAACGCCTACTCCACCGTAACGCTCTTGGCCAGGTTGCGCGGCTGATCCACATCTGCGCCACGGCGCAGCGCGCAATAGTAGCTCAACAGTTGGAGCGGCACCACGGTCAGCACCGGCGAGAGCAGCGGCAGGGTCTCCGGTACCTCGATCACCACGTCGGCCTTAGAGCGCACTGCGCTGTCGCCCTGGTTGACGATGGCGATCACCTCGCCGCCGCGCGTTTTGACCTGCTCCACGTTCGACAACATCTTGTCGTAGACATGGTCGCGCACGGCGATGCAGACCACCGGCATCTCCTCGTCGATCAGCGCGATCGGGCCGTGCTTCATCTCGCCGGCGGGATAACCCTCGGCGTGGATGTAGCTGATCTCCTTGAGCTTGAGCGCCCCTTCCAGCGCGATGGGGTAGTTGATGCCACGACCCAGGAAGAGCATGTCGCGCGTGTGGCGGTAGCGCTCGGCGAGCTGCTCGTAGATCGCCGTCTGCTGCAGGATCGTGCCCACCTGATTGGGCAGCGCCAGCAGCGCCTGGAGATAGGTGCGCAGCGTTGCGCGATCCAGGCAGCCGCGCACCTCGCCCAGTTTGAGCGCGAACAACGCCGCGGCCACCACCATGCAAGTGAAGACTTTGGTGGATGCCACGGCGATCTCCGGCCCGGCGTTGAGGTAGATCACACCACCGTCGCTCAGGCGCGCCGCCTGCGAGCCGACCACGTTGACGATGCCAAGGCAGGGCACGCCCGCCTGACGCGCCAACTCCATGGGCACCAGCGTATCCACCGTCTCGCCCGACTGGGTGATGGCGATCATCAGCGTACGCTCGTCGAGGATCGGATCGCGGTAGCGAAACTCGGAGCCGTAGTCCACCTCGACGCGCACGCGCGCCAGCGCTTCGATCAGGAACTTGGCCACCAGACCAGCATGCCAGGCCGTGCCGCAGGCCACGATGTAGATCTTATCGATGGCGCGCAGCTGCTCATCGCTCAGGCGCAGATCGTCGAGGATCACGCGCCCGCCCTCGACATCGATGCGATCGTGCAGCGTGTCGGTGATCGAGCGCGGCTGTTCGAAGATCTCCTTTTGCATGAAGTGCTTGTAGCCGCCCTTGGCCGCCGCCACCGGATCCCAGCGGATCGTCTGCGGCTGCTTGCTCACCGGGGTGCCGTCCAGACGCTCGCAGCGTACCGCCTCGGCGGTGACGATCGCGATCTCACCGTCCTCCAGAAAGATCACGCGCTGGGTATAGTCCAGAATCGCCGGAATATCCGAAGCGATGAAGTTCTCGCCCTCGCCCAGGCCGATCACAATGCCACCCGCGTTGCCCAGGCGCGCTGCCAGCAACAGGCCCGGCTGGCGGCGGTGCATGGCCACGATCGCGTTGCCGCCGCGGATCTGTTGCAGTGCGCGCCGAAAGCCGCTCAGAAAATCGCCGCTGGCGCGCGTTTCGCGCTCGATCAGATGGGCGATCACCTCGGTATCGGTCTGCGACTCAAACACCACCCCGGCCTCGATCAGACGGCCCTTCTGCTCCAGGTAGTTCTCGAAGATGCCGTTCTGGATCACCACGATGTCGCCGCTGGCCGAGCGGTGGGGATGGGCATTGACCTCGGTCACCCCGCCATGCGTGGCCCAGCGCGTATGGCCGATCCCCTGATGGCCGTGCGTCGGCGCCTCCTGCAGCCGTTGTTGCAGATGGCTGAGCTTGCCGACCGAGCGGCGGATCTGGAACTCACCGCCGTTGAGGATCGCAATGCCGGCCGAGTCGTAGCCACGATATTCGAGGCGTTGCAGCCCGCTGACGACGACCTCCGTCGCTTCACGCGATCCAACATATCCCACAATGCCACACATATACTACTCCGTAGGTGTTCGTGAACAGCACGCCGTCGCCCGGGCCCGCACGGTGTCGCGCGGGCTGCGCGCAGGCGCGACCGGCGACGCCCGCCGCGGTCGACGCGCTGATGATGGCTCGCTACGCATTGGTCGGCTGTGACAGCGCGGTTGTGCCGTCGGTCGCCCGCGGTTTTGCGCGCTGCTTGCAAGGGAGACAGCCTACTCCCTGAAGGCATCCGCTGATGGCTCGATGTTCCGAAGCCCGCCAGGCGTCGTGTTCGGGAGATGGATCACCGGTCGGAGTAGCGGCTGGAGTGCCGGTCCAGCGCCGACCTCCGAGCTACGATCCACACGTCGCCGCGTCGCTTCGTTAGCACTCGCTCGCGCGAGGAACCTTCACCTCGTCACCTGCGCTCCACCGCCGCGGAGGCAGGCCCAGCGCTTGTCGGCTCGGTTGGCATTACCCTCCTTGTACGCCTGGCACCGCGGTCGGCGTCGCCACCGGCGTGATTGTCACCGTCACCTGGGGTGGCGCGCCGACCAGCCGCAGCCCCGGCGGTAGTTCGATCGTCACTGGCAGCGTGTAGCTGCCCGGTCCCAGACCGGCAACATCCACGGTTGCCTGCGGACTATTGGTGACCAACTGCTGCAATTGATCCGCCGTTCCGGAGATGGTGATCGTCAGGCCGGGCGGCTGCACCGTAGCCTGCACCGTCGGCGCGACGTTGACCGGTGTGACGGCCACAAACCAGGGCACCTCCGTCGGGATGCGGAACGGTCGGATCGGGATACTGACCGTCACAGTATCGGTCAGCAACTGCGTCGTGGCCGGATCGGGATTGACCAGCTTCACGGTGGTAGTGAAAGATTCGGTACGTCCGGTCAGGTCAATCGGCTCGGTCTCGATCGGGCCGCTCAGCGGCAGCGGCGAGATAACGTCCACAAAGCGCGGATTCCAGTCCACATCCTCGGCCACATAACCGGGCGCGGGCTGATTGATGATGCGTGGCGCGACGGCGACGCGCTGGCGATCGACGCGCGGCACGATCTGCACGCTGACCCTGGTGCGCGCCGGCGTGAGCGTAATGCCCGGCACCGGCTGATCGGCGCTGTCCACCGCCACCAGGGCTACCTCCTCGGTGAAGGAGGAGGTGCGCCCGTTGAGATCAACCGGCGCGACGATGCGCACTACGCGCTGCATCAAGTCGCTTGGACCGCTGGCGACCGCCTCCTTGGCGGTGACGGTGATCGCGCGCGCCTGGTAGAGAAAGGGCGGATTGTTGCGCGGCAGCGCCGCGACCGGCAGCGTGCGCGAGGCCAGCGGCGCCAGGCGCACCTCGATGCTGGCGGGCTCAACCTGGCGGATGCGCACCCCGCGCGGCCCTTCCACGTGCACCGGCACGCTGTGCAAGCCGGCGGTGAGCTGACTCAAATCAACCGTGGCGCGAAAATCCGCGGCCGTCAGTTGATTCAGGTCGAGCTGCGGCCCAACCACCAGCACCTCTACGCGGCGGTTGGGCTGCACCGGCTCGCCCGTTGCCGGATCGACCAGGATCAGGCCGGCGGGCGGCTCGCCAAAGACCACCGGCACGCTCAGCTCCAGGCGCGCCGTGGGATTGACCGAGAAGGATACAAAGGTCCACAACGCCAGCGAGAGCACCAACGAGAGCAAAAATTGCAAGCCGGCGCTGCGCAGCCACTCGCGGCTCAAGGAAGGCCGAGGTAGTTTGGGCAGCGTGCGCGTGCTCATGCGCCCTCCTCCAGCGGGACGTTGAGCAGCTCGGCCAGCAGGCGCCGCAGGCGTGCCTCGCTCAGATGGCGCACCATGCGGCCGTTGGTCGCCACCGAAATGCTGCCGCTCTCCTCCGACACCACCACGGCGATGGCGTCCGAGACTTCGCTGATGCCCAACGCCGCACGGTGGCGCGAGCCGTAGCGCGTCGCGCCGGCCACATGTTCGCTGAGCGGCAGCACGGCGTTGGCCGCCAGAATGCGCGTGCCGCGAATGATCACTGCCAGGTCGTGCAGCGGTGCATTCTCGTAGAAGATGTTGAGCAACAATGGCACCGACAGGCGCGCGTCCAGGATCACCCCCCGATCGGCATACTCTTGCAGGCCGGTATTGCGCTCGATGACCATCAGCGCGCCGGTCTGCTGCTGCGCCAACTGCACCGCCGCGCGCGTCACCACCGTCACGGTCGTCGCCAGATCGTTGTTGCTGGCGCCGAAGGGACGCCGCGTCATAACCTCGCTGGTGCGTCCGATCGTCTCCAGCGCGCGGCGCAATTCAGGCTGGAACAACACCGGAATAGCCACAATCAGCGCCGGCTGGATCACATTGCTCAACAGCCACTGCAGCGTCTGGAGGTTGAGCACTTCACCAATGACAAACGACGCGATCAACAGCACAGTTACGCCGCGCAAGAGTTGCACGGCGCGCGTACCGCGGATCACGTTCAACAACCACCAGAACAGCAGCGCGACAACCAGGATGTCGAGCCAGTTGCCGGGGTATTCGAACGGATTGAGCCGACTCCAGAAATCGATCAGATCAGGCATAGCATCGGGACGGCGCGGCGCAGCAGCACGTCGGTCCCGCAGGCATTATAGCAAAGCCGCTGCGGCCCTCCGAGGCGCGCGGCTGATAGGCGGCTGAGAAAGCGCCTAGGCGCGACTCTGCGCTAGCATGCGTTCGGCAGCCGCCTGGAGGGCCTCGATGCGTTCGTCGTTGGGGCGCAGACGCGCCAGCCGACGGTAGAGCCGCGCTGCCTGATCGTACTCCTGCTGACGCATCAGCAGGTCGCCCAGCGCTTCGTAGGCGTGCGTGTCGCTGGGATCGAGCGCGATGATCTGGTGGTAACAGCTAATCGCCTCGGTGTAGTTGCGCTGCTCCTGGCAGATGCGTGCAATGCGGCGCTGCTCGGCGATCGCGGCATCGCGACGACCGCTGAGAATGTGCAGGTTGACCAGTTGCTGACGGGCTTCGACGTTTTCGGGCGCCAGTGCGACGATCTGATCGTAGAGTTTGAAGACTTGGTCGAAGCGTCCTAGCATCCAATGAACGTCGGCGGCCTGACGCAGCGAGGCGATCGCCGCGTCGATCTGCTCGGCGGCGCGCTGCAGGCCGGCGACGCGGATCAACTCGTCCAGGCCGCGATCGAGGTAGCCGCGCCGCAGCAACAGTTGCGCCAGCCGCTGGCGCAGCGCGAGCGCGTCCGGCAGTTGCTGCTGCGCCTCCTCCAACACCTTGATTGCCGCGTCGAGACGCTGGCGTTGTTCCAGCGTGCCGACCAGTTGTAGGTAGGCCTGGATCGCCGCCTCGCTCTCGCCGTAGCGCAGGTAGATCGTGGCTAGCTCGCGGTAGGAGGCGATATCCGTCGGGTCGAGCTGCACGCACACCCGCAGTGCCTGGAGCGCCTGATCCCACTGGCCAAGCCGCATGTACACCTCGGCCAGCTTGCGCTGGATCTCGCTCTCGGTCATGGGCCGCGCAAAGCGGTGCATGCTGACGATGTGCAACGGCTGCTCGACAAACAGGCGCTGCACGGTATGCAACTGGTCAAGCGCTTCCTGCGGCTGCTCCAGCGCCAGCAGACTTTCGACCATGGCCTGGTGCACCAGGATCGGCGGCAGTTGGGGCCGCTCCTCCATCACCAGCAGGCTGAGCGCCTGCTCAAAGGCGAGCATGGCCGAGGCGTGCTGATCGGCGGCCTGTTGCAACAAGCCCAGCAGGTAGTGCAGGATCGGTGTGTCCACGATCAGCAGCGCGGCACGGTATTCGGACTGCACCGCGGCGTGATGCTGCGGCTCCTGCGCCAGGCGCTCCAACAGAGCCGCCAGCGAGTCCCACATCGCCTGCTCGTTCTGGCCCAGCACGGCCATGGTCAGGTTGAGCTGCGCCAGGGCAACCGGCGCGTGCGGGTCGAGCTGCACGGCACGGCGAAATTCGGAGAGGGCTGCTTCCCAGCGCTCCAGTTTGAGCAGGGCCTGGCCGTACTCTTGGTGCACCCGCGGTGAAGGCGGTGCCCAGCTCAGGATGCGCCGAAACTCCTCCAGCGAACGTCCGGTCTGCCCCAGCTTGAAGTAGGTCGTGGCAACCTGCAGCGCCTGTTCGATGGCCTCCTCGGTGCGGCGGGCCTCGCGCAGCAGCTCGACCAGCTCGCTGCGCAGGTTGACCGATTCAGGCGATAGTTCGACCATGCGATAGTACACATCGATAGCATCCACGGCGCGGCCACGCACGCGGTAGGCGTCGATCAGCGTGCGGTACTTGACCAGCGCATCCTCGATGCGCCCCTGGCGCTCGTAGATCTCGCCCAGGCGCAGATGCACCGGCAAGTAGGCGTTGTCGATGCGAATGACCTCGTGGCAGGCGTCGATGGCGGCCCAAACCAGTCCCTGCTCGATGAAGCGACCGCTGGCCTCGATCAGACGCGCGATGGTTTCGTCGCAGCCGGCGGTATCGATCGGCGTGACCGGCGCGAAGACCTGCGCCTCGGGGCTCAACGCCTCCAGTGAGGCAAAGGGATCGGCGGGCGCTTGCTCCACCGGCGCTTCGCGCAGGAACTCGCCCAGCGAGGGCAGCGTGCCCCAGGTGGTGGTCTGCGGCTGCGGTTCGGCTTCTGCTTCGGGCACGCGCTCCACGGGTAGCGCACCGGTGCCCAGGCTGCGTAGTTTGGCAAACATGGCGCGCTCGGTGTACTCGCGCGCGCGGCGCGTGTACTCCTCGGCCAGTTCGCGCCCCCAGCGTTTGCTGTCGAGAAAGCCGGCCAGCGTGCTGTACAGCGACGCCGCGCGCGAGAGCTCGCCCAGTTCGGCGTAGCTTTCCGCCGCGGCACGATACATGGCGATCAACTCGTCGGCCTCGGCGCGACCCACCACCTCCAGATCGACCAGCCGGATCGCCGCTTCATAGGCCTCGGCTGCGGCCTGGAGCTGCCCCAGCGCGCGCAGCGAGTCGCCCATGGCGTAGCGCGCCGAGAGTTCGTAGTCGCCCGTGGCGGCGCGTTCAAACCATTCCAGCGCGGTCTGGTGTTCGCCACGCTCTTGATGCAGCAGGGCAATGCTGAAGAAGACGTCGGGCCGGGCCGCGCCCTGCTCGATGGCGCGGTGGTAGAGGCGCAACGCAGCGGTATGGTGGCCGGCCTCGCGCTCCACGAGCGCCTGCGCCAGCGTTTTCTCGATGATCAGCTGCGGATCGCGCAGCGCGCCGGTGCCGGTGCGTAGCGTACCGGTGCCCATGCGCGGCGGGCTGACTGCCGGTTCGGGCGGCGCGGCGGCGGGCTGGGGCTGCTCCAGCTCGGCCTTGAGCGCCTGCGCGGCGCGGTTGCCGGGGTCTAGACCGAGCGCTTCGTCCAGCGCTTCCTGCATGCCGGCCCAATCGCCGGCCGCCTGGCGGATGCGGGCAACCTCCACGCACTGCTCGGCGGCGCGCCGCGCGTCGCCGGCCTCCAGCAGCGTTTCGGCTAGCCGCACACGCAGATCAACATCCTGCGGCTTGAGCCGCACCGCCTCTTCGAAGGCCTCGATCGCGTCGGGCAGCAGACGTTGTGCGAGCGCGTCCTCGCCCAGCATCAGGATCAGCTCAACCGCGCGATCGATCTCGCCATTGCC
This is a stretch of genomic DNA from Kallotenue papyrolyticum. It encodes these proteins:
- a CDS encoding serine/threonine protein kinase codes for the protein MGTASPTLHGRYSIVARLGENRLATVYRARDERLQRTVLVHILRGELAQQPAMRQRFEEEARRGAQRSHPGLLEVYDSGEVGGRPFMVTEDVSGGTLADAGELRAAVALSVVRTVVSAVALAQAQGLPHPPITSRNVWLLPDGRAVLLENWQIAPGEIARDLALYRAPERARGAPPSPATSVYALGVLAWEAFVGRRPFSGAAPDAANAQALPPISEARPTLFSPELDRIVALASAVDPAQRYPSPVDFARALDQYADTMSAQTGRLEAPRSAGIAPIAVRERLQRLRRRSVSQAAPAVAPPPPPPPIRELPPHSQPPAPAAVADQRAIEREVRRQLRRQGCRRAILRRSLQLVLAFTILYGLYLGARYAYDYATGQLARFQPGEWISRQLPDVSELLPEWLGGRGERLATYRVTQPINLRSVPSAADDTTILRVLPAGTLVQQIGPPQPDETGQPYQWIQVIALDNGQRGWIAFLEERLERR
- a CDS encoding carotenoid biosynthesis protein is translated as MSQAQHPRTLQPPVAMHPITLPLMGLLAAYLFIYVFALPLVAFDRVPSWGTWMGGVLNLLQGTLTGLWLMGNAGRRGALAALLILGLAWAVEHIGVTRGVPFGRYVYTDTLGARMAGAVPWPIPWAWLLLIPATLGTARLLVGRQAARPGALLLIAPLLALLYDLALEPFATTIMGYWRWIERGPLHGVPTVNYLAWYGTALLLSGVTLALCRRAIIVPRLLPRLPLLLYSLNLLLVALVDLAHGYVGIGLFGLAALALGGWRLRRELAALPGELRHAGARAMRLTRPPGTFLSGGGDAGDVRASDPSAH
- a CDS encoding lysophospholipid acyltransferase family protein, which encodes MIRLPARKTSLLEAAIFHALVRPALRRAFHRVALTGPSPASDLPLLIYSNHPSWWDGYIAFLLARAVWRHDGYLMMEEPQLRRYSFFRYCGVFGVDRRQPRQGWQAVRYAAALLDRPARLVWIFPQGVITPNDRRPLVTFSGAAHIACLAAPVRCLPVALRFEFLQEQRPEALVRVGTAHVVVPETSPRALHREMDARLTAELDALREDVLRGATATYATVLNGRASVNVRWDRWRARLLRRPRR
- a CDS encoding tetratricopeptide repeat protein yields the protein MAGNRAVFERALEQARAAAQREDWATALKEALRAVQELPNDLDARSTLAVALYHNAKYAQAIQLLEDLRKRRGDDAYTLAYLARAYEGNGEIDRAVELILMLGEDALAQRLLPDAIEAFEEAVRLKPQDVDLRVRLAETLLEAGDARRAAEQCVEVARIRQAAGDWAGMQEALDEALGLDPGNRAAQALKAELEQPQPAAAPPEPAVSPPRMGTGTLRTGTGALRDPQLIIEKTLAQALVEREAGHHTAALRLYHRAIEQGAARPDVFFSIALLHQERGEHQTALEWFERAATGDYELSARYAMGDSLRALGQLQAAAEAYEAAIRLVDLEVVGRAEADELIAMYRAAAESYAELGELSRAASLYSTLAGFLDSKRWGRELAEEYTRRAREYTERAMFAKLRSLGTGALPVERVPEAEAEPQPQTTTWGTLPSLGEFLREAPVEQAPADPFASLEALSPEAQVFAPVTPIDTAGCDETIARLIEASGRFIEQGLVWAAIDACHEVIRIDNAYLPVHLRLGEIYERQGRIEDALVKYRTLIDAYRVRGRAVDAIDVYYRMVELSPESVNLRSELVELLREARRTEEAIEQALQVATTYFKLGQTGRSLEEFRRILSWAPPSPRVHQEYGQALLKLERWEAALSEFRRAVQLDPHAPVALAQLNLTMAVLGQNEQAMWDSLAALLERLAQEPQHHAAVQSEYRAALLIVDTPILHYLLGLLQQAADQHASAMLAFEQALSLLVMEERPQLPPILVHQAMVESLLALEQPQEALDQLHTVQRLFVEQPLHIVSMHRFARPMTESEIQRKLAEVYMRLGQWDQALQALRVCVQLDPTDIASYRELATIYLRYGESEAAIQAYLQLVGTLEQRQRLDAAIKVLEEAQQQLPDALALRQRLAQLLLRRGYLDRGLDELIRVAGLQRAAEQIDAAIASLRQAADVHWMLGRFDQVFKLYDQIVALAPENVEARQQLVNLHILSGRRDAAIAEQRRIARICQEQRNYTEAISCYHQIIALDPSDTHAYEALGDLLMRQQEYDQAARLYRRLARLRPNDERIEALQAAAERMLAQSRA
- the cdaA gene encoding diadenylate cyclase CdaA; this translates as MPDLIDFWSRLNPFEYPGNWLDILVVALLFWWLLNVIRGTRAVQLLRGVTVLLIASFVIGEVLNLQTLQWLLSNVIQPALIVAIPVLFQPELRRALETIGRTSEVMTRRPFGASNNDLATTVTVVTRAAVQLAQQQTGALMVIERNTGLQEYADRGVILDARLSVPLLLNIFYENAPLHDLAVIIRGTRILAANAVLPLSEHVAGATRYGSRHRAALGISEVSDAIAVVVSEESGSISVATNGRMVRHLSEARLRRLLAELLNVPLEEGA
- a CDS encoding CdaR family protein is translated as MSTRTLPKLPRPSLSREWLRSAGLQFLLSLVLSLALWTFVSFSVNPTARLELSVPVVFGEPPAGLILVDPATGEPVQPNRRVEVLVVGPQLDLNQLTAADFRATVDLSQLTAGLHSVPVHVEGPRGVRIRQVEPASIEVRLAPLASRTLPVAALPRNNPPFLYQARAITVTAKEAVASGPSDLMQRVVRIVAPVDLNGRTSSFTEEVALVAVDSADQPVPGITLTPARTRVSVQIVPRVDRQRVAVAPRIINQPAPGYVAEDVDWNPRFVDVISPLPLSGPIETEPIDLTGRTESFTTTVKLVNPDPATTQLLTDTVTVSIPIRPFRIPTEVPWFVAVTPVNVAPTVQATVQPPGLTITISGTADQLQQLVTNSPQATVDVAGLGPGSYTLPVTIELPPGLRLVGAPPQVTVTITPVATPTAVPGVQGG
- a CDS encoding SIR2 family NAD-dependent protein deacylase, whose product is MAVDIPDDLIETYRKAERVVVLTGAGVSAESGVPTFREAQSGLWAQYDPRELATPQAFVRNPRLVWEWYAWRRELIQRARPNLAHYALVDLEQATPHFLLITQNIDGFHWLAGSRDMLELHGNIARTKCFDEGHRVDGWPQSDEIPPRCPRCRSLLRPDVVWFGEGIPEHALRAAFEATRQCQVFMAIGTSAVVQPAAQLPLLAKRAGARIIEINPEQTAISLLADWSLRGSAAQVLPALVRALGFPTTAIDGARQSETAQGRDT
- the glmS gene encoding glutamine--fructose-6-phosphate transaminase (isomerizing); the protein is MCGIVGYVGSREATEVVVSGLQRLEYRGYDSAGIAILNGGEFQIRRSVGKLSHLQQRLQEAPTHGHQGIGHTRWATHGGVTEVNAHPHRSASGDIVVIQNGIFENYLEQKGRLIEAGVVFESQTDTEVIAHLIERETRASGDFLSGFRRALQQIRGGNAIVAMHRRQPGLLLAARLGNAGGIVIGLGEGENFIASDIPAILDYTQRVIFLEDGEIAIVTAEAVRCERLDGTPVSKQPQTIRWDPVAAAKGGYKHFMQKEIFEQPRSITDTLHDRIDVEGGRVILDDLRLSDEQLRAIDKIYIVACGTAWHAGLVAKFLIEALARVRVEVDYGSEFRYRDPILDERTLMIAITQSGETVDTLVPMELARQAGVPCLGIVNVVGSQAARLSDGGVIYLNAGPEIAVASTKVFTCMVVAAALFALKLGEVRGCLDRATLRTYLQALLALPNQVGTILQQTAIYEQLAERYRHTRDMLFLGRGINYPIALEGALKLKEISYIHAEGYPAGEMKHGPIALIDEEMPVVCIAVRDHVYDKMLSNVEQVKTRGGEVIAIVNQGDSAVRSKADVVIEVPETLPLLSPVLTVVPLQLLSYYCALRRGADVDQPRNLAKSVTVE